Proteins found in one Macadamia integrifolia cultivar HAES 741 unplaced genomic scaffold, SCU_Mint_v3 scaffold2186, whole genome shotgun sequence genomic segment:
- the LOC122066005 gene encoding polygalacturonase-1 non-catalytic subunit beta-like produces the protein MFMKLMEENELASHLRLFCKQANVACSTNALVKKRMNDTTMPPIAPWNVDKVKYEGLPNDIPLSVASQGGIRYFLESMVKEGGFIPVPDLRDHIPYKSFVPRPLASKIPFSSSRIEELNKLFGVVNKSNMDKYIQDTLQTCEKNPIRGEQNICVTSAEDLIDFVVEKLGHHVQLWSTESVEGSYENVTIGVVKLIYGNLSEPPAICHSMPFLFQVYYCHVFQKIKVYAVDIHALKKVNHAIMACHYDTSTWNQNHLAFKILGFGPGLIEVCHWINENGVVWTKILD, from the coding sequence ATGTTTATGAAACTTATGGAGGAAAATGAATTGGCTTCTCACTTGCGTTTGTTCTGTAAGCAGGCTAATGTTGCTTGTTCTACAAATGCATTGGTAAAGAAGAGAATGAACGACACTACAATGCCACCAATAGCCCCATGGAATGTCGACAAAGTGAAATATGAAGGCCTTCCAAATGACATACCTTTGTCAGTTGCCAGCCAAGGAGGTATACGATATTTCCTGGAGTCAATGGTGAAAGAGGGAGGATTCATACCTGTCCCTGATCTAAGGGACCATATACCATATAAATCATTTGTGCCACGACCTCTGGcatcaaaaatcccattttcctctTCCCGAATtgaggaattgaataagctttTTGGTGTGGTGAATAAATCAAACATGGATAAATATATTCAAGATACTCTTCAGACATGTGAGAAAAATCccattagaggtgagcaaaatATTTGTGTGACTTCTGCCGAGGATCTCATCGATTTTGTTGTTGAGAAATTAGGTCACCATGTGCAATTATGGAGTACTGAGAGCGTTGAAGGGTCTTATGAGAATGTCACAATAGGAGTTGTGAAACTCATATATGGAAACCTTTCTGAACCACCAGCCATATGTCATAGTATGCCATTCCTATTTCAAGTCTATTACTGTCatgttttccaaaaaataaaagtatatgCAGTTGATATACATGCTCTGAAGAAAGTGAATCATGCGATCATGGCATGCCACTATGACACATCAACTTGGAACCAAAATCATCTTGCTTTTAAGATACTAGGTTTCGGCCCAGGCCTCATTGAAGTCTGTCATTGGATAAATGAGAATGGAGTAGTATGGACAAAGATATTAGATTGA